The following proteins come from a genomic window of Achromobacter sp. AONIH1:
- the phbB gene encoding acetoacetyl-CoA reductase, protein MSAEKRTALVTGGMGGLGEEIARSLHDAGHTVLVTYSPQNSHVQAWLTQQLAHGYAFTAYEADISNDVVCQGMADKIHADGHQVDILINNAGITRDGTFRKMTKESWDAVLRTNLDSVFNVTRPLLDRMLDRGWGRIVNVSSINGNKGQFGQTNYSAAKAGIHGFTKALAQEVARKGVTVNTVSPGYLETKMVTAVAEDVLKQIVAAIPIGRLGKPKEIAALIAFIVSDAAAFMTGSNVSMNGGQHMY, encoded by the coding sequence ATGAGCGCGGAAAAACGTACCGCCCTTGTAACGGGGGGCATGGGGGGGCTTGGAGAGGAAATTGCGCGTTCATTGCATGACGCCGGGCACACCGTGTTAGTGACTTACTCGCCGCAGAACAGCCACGTTCAGGCGTGGCTCACACAGCAGTTGGCGCACGGTTATGCGTTCACTGCCTATGAGGCGGACATCAGCAACGATGTGGTATGCCAAGGCATGGCTGACAAGATCCACGCTGATGGCCATCAGGTCGACATCCTCATCAACAACGCCGGCATCACTCGCGACGGGACGTTTCGCAAGATGACCAAGGAGAGCTGGGACGCGGTTCTGCGAACCAACCTCGACTCGGTCTTCAATGTCACTCGTCCATTGCTCGACAGGATGTTGGACCGTGGCTGGGGCCGTATCGTCAACGTGTCCTCGATCAACGGTAACAAGGGGCAGTTCGGTCAAACGAACTACTCGGCTGCCAAGGCAGGCATACATGGATTCACCAAGGCCTTGGCCCAAGAGGTGGCGCGCAAGGGAGTAACCGTCAACACGGTCTCGCCTGGCTACTTGGAGACCAAGATGGTCACGGCGGTGGCTGAGGATGTTCTGAAGCAGATCGTCGCGGCAATTCCCATTGGGCGCCTGGGCAAGCCCAAGGAAATCGCCGCGTTGATCGCATTCATCGTGAGTGATGCCGCTGCTTTCATGACCGGCAGCAACGTATCGATGAACGGTGGACAGCACATGTATTGA
- a CDS encoding acetyl-CoA C-acetyltransferase: MTDIAILAATRTAIGSFQGSLSGIPAPQLGALLIQAILQRTGVAVQEIDEVILGQVITAGSGQNPARQAALAAGLPHQVSALTINKVCGSGLKAVQLAAQAIQAGDAQLVLAGGQENMSLAPYVLPKARTGLRLGHAPLQDSLIQDGLWDAFNNYHMGITAENLAEQFSLTRAQQDSFAAASQDKAAAAIAAGRFKDEITPVSLPQHKGDPIEFDTDEQPRAGTTAEALAKLKPAFMKDGTVTAGNASTINDGAAMLLLASADKAQSLGLPVLAWIKAWGTAGVDPAIMGIGPVPATRRALEKAGWTLDELDLIEANEAFAAQALAVSHDLELDASKVNVNGGAIALGHPIGASGARILVSLVHELIRRDAHKGLATLCIGGGQGIALAIERH; encoded by the coding sequence ATGACGGATATCGCAATCCTTGCAGCTACACGTACTGCCATTGGCAGTTTCCAAGGCAGTCTCTCTGGCATTCCTGCTCCACAACTTGGAGCTCTTTTGATTCAGGCCATCCTGCAACGCACCGGTGTGGCTGTCCAAGAGATCGACGAAGTCATTCTCGGGCAGGTGATTACCGCCGGCAGCGGCCAGAACCCGGCGCGCCAAGCTGCGCTTGCTGCCGGACTGCCGCATCAGGTATCAGCACTGACCATCAATAAGGTATGCGGTTCGGGCCTTAAGGCGGTTCAGTTGGCGGCGCAAGCCATCCAAGCGGGCGATGCCCAGTTGGTTCTGGCGGGCGGCCAGGAAAACATGAGCCTCGCACCCTATGTCTTGCCTAAAGCGCGAACAGGGCTGCGGCTTGGGCATGCGCCGTTGCAGGACAGCCTGATTCAAGACGGCCTGTGGGATGCATTCAACAACTACCACATGGGCATCACTGCGGAGAATCTCGCGGAGCAATTCAGCTTAACGCGCGCTCAACAGGATAGCTTCGCCGCCGCCTCACAAGACAAAGCTGCCGCCGCCATCGCTGCAGGCCGTTTCAAGGACGAGATCACGCCGGTGAGCCTCCCGCAGCACAAAGGCGATCCCATTGAGTTCGACACCGATGAGCAACCACGCGCAGGTACGACGGCGGAGGCTCTTGCCAAGCTGAAACCCGCTTTCATGAAGGACGGCACCGTTACCGCTGGCAATGCCTCGACGATCAACGACGGCGCAGCAATGCTGCTGCTGGCCAGCGCCGACAAAGCACAGTCTCTGGGGCTGCCGGTGCTGGCTTGGATCAAGGCATGGGGAACCGCAGGTGTCGATCCCGCCATCATGGGGATCGGACCTGTCCCGGCAACTCGGCGTGCGTTGGAAAAGGCCGGCTGGACTCTTGATGAACTGGACTTGATCGAAGCCAACGAGGCATTTGCCGCTCAAGCGCTTGCTGTGTCCCATGACCTGGAACTTGATGCGTCGAAAGTCAATGTCAATGGCGGAGCGATCGCATTGGGACACCCGATCGGAGCATCAGGCGCTCGCATCCTCGTAAGTCTGGTGCATGAGCTGATCCGTCGAGACGCCCACAAAGGATTGGCAACGCTGTGCATTGGCGGAGGCCAAGGTATCGCTTTGGCAATCGAACGGCACTGA
- a CDS encoding phasin family protein, with protein MSIEALPLNLYKANTELQLRLTRLLQESGHRWLEATQQASSENISETTAEIEGLLRSANWQSLTTLPAESFWRLFQSRITDTQTINQIAVKNQAAFTAGVQQALESWQKSVTEVVGATTSAQPFPDIFKQWGAIWQPAAENTKAKAEKAG; from the coding sequence ATGAGCATCGAAGCACTTCCCTTGAATCTGTACAAGGCCAACACCGAACTTCAACTGCGGCTGACCCGGCTGCTGCAGGAGAGTGGCCATCGCTGGCTTGAAGCCACCCAGCAGGCAAGTAGCGAGAACATCTCTGAAACGACGGCGGAGATCGAAGGCCTGTTGCGATCGGCCAATTGGCAATCGTTGACTACTTTGCCAGCCGAGAGTTTCTGGAGGCTCTTCCAGTCGCGCATCACCGATACGCAGACGATCAACCAGATCGCAGTCAAGAATCAAGCCGCCTTCACCGCTGGTGTGCAGCAAGCGTTGGAAAGCTGGCAAAAGTCGGTGACGGAGGTGGTGGGAGCCACCACTTCTGCCCAGCCTTTCCCGGACATTTTCAAGCAATGGGGGGCCATTTGGCAGCCCGCCGCTGAAAACACCAAAGCCAAGGCTGAGAAGGCGGGTTGA
- a CDS encoding DUF3141 domain-containing protein, producing the protein MSNETFNTQQWTSLMSSPWALTQAAATYTVDAWQRAILYSDVRRQRGDQYRAHLLEETPNVLDFPSEFVMSGLDLPRPVNYVMVRILPTIDQPTDEGKRPFVVFDPRAGHGPGIGGFKPDSEIGAALKAGHPCYFVGFLPDPVPGQTIEDVTRADAEFVRRASELHPESVGKPAVIGNCQAGWQVLMAAALWPDLFGPIIVAGTPLSYWAGNNPMRYAGGLLGGSWLTALTSDLGAGRFDGAWLVRNFESLNPANTWWSKQYNLYANVDTEASRYLSFEKYWGGYVFLNDVEMQYIVDNLFIGNKLSSAEIITSDGMRIDLRNIRSPIVVFCSYGDNITPPPQALGWITDLYRDDSDILSHDQTIVFATHESIGHLGIFVSGSVGRKEHREFTAGIDIIDLLPAGVYRADVVDTEKSDVAADGNFTMLIRPSSVDEVRSVVKPDPQSDRRFAAAEQISNINLGLYRNFLQPWVKACASSYSAQWMQALHPLRLSYGWWSSAHPLAGTIQKTAQQIEEQRHPVDDANPFLVAEREMSGSIEYMLDRYRDHRDQLQALIFESIYGSSWVQALAAQGNLDDESIRPHPGDSPEHRDFTEHELAQAQVRMSQGGLLEAGLRALFYVLRNRTEGNATRYRHAAQLSDERLQNERYDMAEWRRLVRGQALLLAYDMDAAIAAIPTLLVSANANEIHALASSVEQMIHLAETELSDDERTSLARMLAVFNVAAEQRNSSVTPSESPIPKAIDAPVLDALRKPKQKAASQRVITQPKAPRSPAQQEPKAQVKQPSAKRVPVNRRGRS; encoded by the coding sequence ATGAGCAATGAAACATTCAACACTCAGCAGTGGACCTCGCTCATGAGCAGTCCCTGGGCCCTGACGCAGGCCGCGGCAACGTATACGGTCGATGCATGGCAAAGGGCGATCCTGTACAGCGATGTTCGGCGACAACGGGGTGATCAGTACCGAGCGCATCTGCTCGAAGAAACTCCCAACGTTCTGGACTTTCCTAGCGAGTTCGTAATGTCCGGCCTGGATCTTCCGCGGCCGGTCAATTACGTGATGGTGCGCATCCTGCCAACCATCGACCAACCGACTGACGAGGGCAAGCGCCCTTTCGTAGTATTCGACCCGCGCGCGGGGCATGGCCCAGGCATCGGAGGTTTTAAACCCGACAGCGAAATTGGCGCGGCACTGAAGGCTGGTCATCCGTGCTACTTCGTCGGTTTCCTTCCAGATCCAGTACCGGGTCAAACCATCGAGGATGTCACTCGCGCTGATGCTGAGTTCGTGCGTAGGGCGAGCGAGTTGCATCCCGAGAGCGTAGGGAAGCCTGCTGTGATTGGCAATTGCCAGGCCGGCTGGCAGGTTCTCATGGCGGCCGCACTATGGCCGGACCTTTTCGGCCCCATCATCGTGGCAGGTACGCCACTTTCATACTGGGCGGGCAACAATCCGATGCGATATGCGGGTGGCTTGCTAGGTGGAAGCTGGCTGACGGCTCTGACAAGCGATCTGGGAGCTGGTCGGTTCGATGGTGCTTGGCTGGTGCGCAATTTCGAGAGCCTTAACCCCGCCAATACATGGTGGAGTAAGCAGTACAACCTGTACGCCAATGTAGATACCGAAGCATCGCGCTATCTGAGTTTTGAGAAATACTGGGGCGGGTACGTTTTTCTCAACGATGTGGAGATGCAATACATCGTGGACAACTTGTTCATTGGCAACAAGCTGTCTTCGGCAGAAATTATCACCTCAGACGGCATGCGCATTGATCTGCGCAACATCCGCTCACCCATTGTGGTTTTCTGCTCGTACGGGGACAACATAACCCCACCACCACAGGCGCTGGGTTGGATCACAGATCTTTATAGAGATGACTCCGACATACTGAGCCATGATCAGACCATTGTGTTCGCAACGCATGAGAGCATTGGTCATCTCGGCATCTTCGTCTCAGGCAGCGTGGGAAGAAAGGAACACCGCGAATTTACTGCAGGTATCGACATCATCGACCTGCTTCCTGCTGGGGTTTACCGTGCAGACGTGGTGGACACGGAGAAGTCAGATGTCGCTGCCGATGGCAACTTCACAATGCTCATCCGGCCCAGCAGCGTGGATGAGGTTCGGTCTGTCGTTAAACCAGATCCGCAAAGTGACCGCCGATTCGCTGCCGCAGAGCAGATATCCAATATCAATCTTGGTCTTTACCGGAATTTCCTTCAGCCCTGGGTAAAGGCATGTGCATCGAGTTATTCGGCACAGTGGATGCAAGCACTCCACCCACTGCGACTGTCCTACGGCTGGTGGTCTAGCGCCCATCCATTGGCTGGAACCATCCAGAAAACTGCGCAGCAGATTGAAGAACAGCGCCACCCAGTAGATGACGCCAACCCGTTCCTGGTCGCCGAACGGGAGATGTCGGGATCTATTGAATATATGCTGGATCGTTATAGAGACCATCGAGACCAGCTTCAGGCGTTGATCTTCGAAAGTATCTATGGTTCGTCATGGGTTCAAGCGCTTGCTGCACAGGGAAATTTAGATGACGAGAGCATTCGCCCACATCCTGGTGACTCGCCAGAACACCGTGATTTCACGGAGCATGAGCTAGCCCAAGCTCAGGTTCGTATGTCGCAAGGAGGTTTGCTGGAAGCCGGCTTGCGCGCTCTGTTCTACGTGTTGCGCAATCGCACCGAAGGCAACGCGACACGCTATCGCCATGCTGCACAGCTGAGCGACGAGCGACTTCAGAATGAACGCTACGACATGGCCGAATGGCGCCGCCTTGTGCGTGGCCAGGCGCTGCTGCTGGCATATGACATGGATGCGGCCATCGCCGCAATCCCAACACTGCTCGTAAGCGCCAACGCGAATGAAATCCATGCATTGGCTTCATCTGTTGAGCAGATGATTCATCTCGCTGAAACCGAACTCTCCGACGACGAACGAACATCGCTTGCACGCATGCTTGCGGTGTTTAACGTTGCGGCGGAACAACGCAACTCAAGTGTTACACCGTCTGAGAGTCCGATACCCAAGGCAATCGACGCCCCAGTGCTTGATGCATTGCGGAAGCCAAAGCAAAAGGCCGCTTCTCAACGAGTAATTACGCAACCTAAAGCGCCAAGATCGCCTGCTCAGCAAGAACCTAAGGCTCAGGTCAAACAACCATCCGCCAAGCGAGTGCCGGTAAATCGTAGAGGACGGTCGTGA